Part of the Paludisphaera borealis genome, GCGGCGGTAGAGGAGCGTCTGGCGGACGGCGAGCCGGTAGAGCCAGCCGACGACCCGCCCGGGGTCGAGCAGGGGGGACCGCTGGGCCACGACGGCCAGGGCCACCTCTTGCATCACCTCGTCGACCCCCTGCGGCTCGCGCAGCCGGGTGGCGACCACGCGCCGCAGCCAACCGTCGTGGGCCGATAGTACGTCCCCCCAGTCGGGCATGGTCGAGCCCTCGGTTCCAATCCGTTGTTTGGGGTCCAACTCGCTCATGGTGCAAAGAAAGTTGCCGCCACCGGCGAGATCCTTGCAGGGAGCGGAGGTATTTTCGGAGATCGCCGCCCGAGATCTTATCGGCGCGGCTTGATCGGGGCGGGCAAGATGGTCTGCGTCGGCGCGAGCTTGAGCCAGTCGAGGCCGACGAGGTAGCTGGTGCTTTTGGGGTTTTTGCCGGCGATGGTGAGGCTGAGGACGTGCGTGCCGGCTTCGAGCGAGAGGACGCCGAGCGCGGCGGCCCCGGAGTGGACGACTCCCGGTGCGTAAAGATCGATCGGCCGGCCGAGGTCTTTGCCGTCGAGGGCGAGCTGGACCATCGCGTAGTCGGGAGCCTTGGTGAACCCGCCCCAGAGGGCGTAAGTGCCGTCCTGCTCGACGCGAACCTCCAGGTCGAGCCGCGCGCCGGGCTCGCGGACGATCCAGAAGAGCTGCTGCGCACCCGACCAGGCGTCACCGAACTGGGTCATGTCCTGGTTGTGGACGTCGCCGGCCGTCTTGCCGCGCACCTTAAGGCTCTCGGCCTCGATCGCGCCCGGCTCGCGGTTCACCGGCGGCCGGGGGCGGACCGTCCGGCTCGACAGGTTGGGTACGTCGGGGGCGATCGTCGCCCCGGGCGCGGCGTAGAAGTAGGCGAGGGTCCCGTACTGGATCGTCACGGCCTCCCAGTGCCAGACTTCGATATCGAAGTCGAGCGACTTCTGGAACGGCACGGAGTCGAGGATCTGGTGCCGGACGTTGCTGGTGTTCCCCTTGCTCCCCGGCCCGTCGCTCCGCGTCTGGCTGTGGAATGGGTTCATGTAAGGATGCGTATCGCCCCAGGCGTAGCCGAAATAGTCTTCGGTGCCGGTGCCGAACGTGCTGGGAAACTTCTCGCCGTCGACGTAGATCTTCTCGTCCCCCTCGCCCCACCAGGCCGGAGTCGGGTTGTAGATGTTGCACAACAGGCCGACGAACCGCCCAGCCCCGCCCTTGACCCGAAGCGCCGGCCAGTCGAGCGTGCCTTCGGCCTTCTTGGTTCGCAGGACCTCGTCGCTCCGCCATCGGGCGTGGAACGTGAGCTTGCCGGCGTTCGAGGGATCTTCGTGGATGTTCGCGCGGATCACGACGTCCGCCGCGTGATCCGATTGATTTTTCAGGCCGATCCGTGCTGAGTGTTGGTAAGGCATGTGCCACCGCGCGATCATCGCGGCGCTGTCGCCGACCTCGTTGACGGCCATCTGGAAATGATTGAGCCCCGGCCCGCTGCCGAAGAAGTCGCCGAGCGGCGTGGCGACCTGCGGCGTCACCGCGTCGTCGAACGTGATGGTCAATAACGTGCGGGCCAGGACGTCGGCGAGGGCGTCGTCGTCGAGATTCGACCGCGAGATTTGGCAGAGCAGAGCGGTGATCGCGCCGGGGCGGTCGCCGGGGTTGCGGGTGGGGATGATCTCGGTGGAGTGGCCCGGCCGCAGTCTGAACGGCTGCGATGCCGCCAGGTCGCCCGAGAACCGCGCCAAGGGCGATTCCAGCAGCGCGCGGCGTGTGTTCGCGATCGTCCCACCCGCCCGCGCGAGGACCTCGGGCGAGTAGCTTTCCACCTGGGTGTTCTTGGGGAGCGTCGTCACGTTCACCTGGTAATACTGGTCGCCCTTGGTGGTCGTGATCTTGATCGCCCGGGCGAACGGGAACGGAAAATACAGGTTGCGCCCGCGCGAGGCGTCGTGGCCGAACGGGGCCGAGAACGGCTCGATTTCGCCGTTGGTGATGCTCGCAAACGGCCCGGCGAGCGCCGGTTTGTCGGACCCGTCGATGTAGATCCGCAATTCGCCGTCGGGGTTGGCCGACCAGATCCGCGAGACGTAGCCGGGGCCCTTCGATTCGGCAAGCACCCATTCGCGATGGCCGCTCTCGCCTTCGACCCGCAGGTAGTGGCCGCGATCGCCGTTGGCGAACGGGTTGACGATCGTGTCGCCTTCGAGCTTGCTGGCGCGGTCGTAGCTGGAGAACATGACCGAGCGCTCGCCGGCGGCGGGAGGCTGGGCGAGCCACGAGAGGTCGACCATCCTCCGCAGCAGGCTCTCCACCGTGACCGTCGGCCCGTCGTCGGCCCGGGCGGGCGCCGCGAGCGCGCCCGCGACGGCGAAACACAGCAAGCAGCGTCGAGCTACGTTGGACATGGATGGAACTCCTCGCGAATCGATCGGGCGCGTTCCTTGTCTTCCCTCGCACTCCCACCATCGAATCAAACACGGGGGCGGCTGGCAAGGACCAGGCCCGAGCTTGAGGTTCTTGCCGGTGGATGGAGCCTGTGATACCGTCGATTCGCGGATCTTTGAGACACGCTCGGCGCGCGGGAGGTTGATCGATGACGGTTGCACGATGGTTGATGGTTGCTCGCCGGGCGGTCCTGGCGTCGATGGCGGTCCTGGCGTCGGTCGGTGGAACCGTGGCGACGGCGGCCGACGGCGCCGAGCCGAAGTCGTACTGGGTCTATGCGGGCTCGTACACCAACAGCAAGACGCCCAGCGAGGGGATTTACAAGTTCGAGCTTGACGCGGCGACGGGCAAGCTGACGCCCCACGGGCCGGCGGCGAAGCTCGCGAACCCTTCGTTTCTGGCCGTGCATCCGAACGGTAAGTTCCTGTACGCGGTCAACGAGGTCGAGACGCTGAACGGCGAGAAGGGGGGCGGCGTGACCGCCCTGGCTCTCGATCCCGAAACCGGCGCGCTGCGGGTTCTCAATCATCAGTCGACGAAGGGCGGAGCGCCTTGCCACCTGACGGTCGACGCCAAGGGGCGGAACGTCCTGGCGGCGAACTACGGCGGCGGCAGCGTCGCCTGCCTGCCGATCGCCGAAGATGGAACCCTGAAGCCGGCGTCGACGTTCATCCAGCACGAGGGCAAGAGCGTCGACCGTTCGCGCCAGGAAGCGCCGCACGCGCACTCGATCAACCTCGACCGCGCCAACCGGTTCGCGCTCGCGGCCGACCTCGGGCTCGACAAGGTGCTCGTCTACAAGTTCGACGGCGACCACGGCAAGCTGACGCCCAACGACCCGCCGTTCGCCAAGATCAAGCCGGGGACGGGCCCTCGTCACCTCGCCTGGCATCCTTCGGGCGGCTTCGCGTACGTCATCGGCGAGATGGGCAACACCGTGACCGTCCTCAAGTACGACGCCGCGAAGGGCGTGCTCGACGCGATCCAGACGATCGGCACGCTCCCCGCCGATTTCCACGGCAAGAGCTGGACCAGCGAGATCGTCGCGCACCCGACCGGCAACTTCGTCTACGGCTCGAATCGCGGCCACGACAGCATCGCGATCTTCACTGTCGAGGCGTCGACCGGCAAGCTCAAGGCGACCGGCCATCAGCTCACCGGCGGCAAGACCCCGCGCAACTTCGTCGTCGACCCGACCGGCCGCTGGCTGCTGGCCGAGAACCAGGACTCCAACACGATCGTCGTCTTCAGCATCGACCCCCAGACCGGGGCGCTCGCGCAGGTCGGCGAGCCGGTGGCGTCGCCGATGCCCGTCTGCATCCGGATGATCCCGAAGCCGGCCGCCGGCAAGTAACCCGGAGCCGGACGCGGACATGAGCGACGACGGATGGCTGGACGGGCCGGGCCCGGGACGCGCGCGCCAGGCGCGGCTGGTGTCGCTGTTGTACGCGCCCGACGACGTCGCCGCTCGATCGCGGCGGATCTACAACGCCGTGATCGAGCAGTCGGCCCAGATCCACGCCGGCGACTTCAAGGTCGTCGGCGTCGACGATTTGCAGTTGCTGTTCCGGCTGTACGACCGCGAATTCTTCCGCGAGCGGCTTGCGGAGATGCTCGCGGAGGACCGCGCGTATCCGATGGGCTTCCGGCTCTCGAAGCGGCTGACCCGGGCCGCCGGTCAGACGATCCGCCAGATCCGCCGGGTGAAGGCCGGGGGCAAGGTCGTCGACGACGTCGAATACGAGATCTCGGTCTCGACCACGCTGTTGTACAGCACGTTCCAGCACGTCGAGCGCGAGGTGATCGTCGGCGGGCTCGTCTGCCGCGACCGGCTCGAAGCCCTCCAGCGGATCATGGAGCACGAGCTGCTGCACCTCGCCGAGTTCCTCGGCTGGGGCCGGTCGAACTGCTCGGCCGATAATTTTCATATGCTCTCGCGTCGCATCTTCGCGCACGAAGGCGTGACGCACGACCTCGTCACCCCGCGCGAGCAAGCCGCGGCGGCCTACAACGTCCGCGTCGGCGACGTCGTCGCCTTCGAGATCGACGGCGCGCGCCGCCACGGCCGCGTCAACCGCATCACCCGCCGCGCCACCGTCCTCGTCGAAAGCCCCCAAGGCGAGCCCTTCACCGACGGCCGCCGCTACCTCACGTTTTACGTCCCGCTGCCGCTGCTGCGGAAAGTGGGCGGGTGATCAAGTCATCAAGAAGACGAATGTGGCAATCATCCCTTCTCCCCCGGGAGAAGGTGCCCCGCAGGGACGGATGAGGATCGTGGGATTTCGAGATCCGTGATGCAAGCGACGACCCTCATCCGGCCGTTCAACGCCCCGCCGCCGGCGCCTCGACCTGGCCCTTGGCGGCAAGGTAGGCGAAGAGGTCGCGGATCTCCTGGTCGGTGAGGCGTTCGAGCTGGCCTTCGGGCATCATCGAGACGTTCGACGGCTTGAAGTCCTCGATGTCTTCGCGGGCGAGGATGATGCGTTCGTTGGCGGTCTGGATGGTCAGGGTGCGGTCGTTCTGCTCGCGGATGATCCCCGAGATCAGGCGGCCGTCGGCAGTCCCGATGGTCGACACGGTGTAATCGCGCGCGACGGTCGCGCTGGGGTCGAGGACGTTCTCGAGGATGTAGTCGGCGTTCGCCCGGTCCGAACCCGTCAGCTCGGGGCCGACGTCGCCGCCGCCGTCGAACAGCTTGTGGCACTGGAAGCAGGTCCGCTGGAACAACGCGCGGCCGCGAGACGGATCGGCGGGCTCCTTCGAGGCCAGAACCGACTTGTATTTAGCGATCAGCGACGTCTTGTCGGCCGACGTCGGCCGGATCGTCCCCCAGACCGTTTCGAGCCGCTTAGCCACGTTCGCGTCCTTCAGAGCCAACAATTGACGGGCCGCCGTGACGCTCACGTCCCGGCGCGGGACGACGCCCTTCTCGACCGCGTCGAGCAGCGCGAGCGCCCAGGAGGGCCGGGCCGAGAGCGTGGCGACCGCGTCGTCGCGCTCGGCCTCGGTCAGCCCCGCATAGGCGTCGAGCACGACTTTCGGCGTGTCGGCGTCGGTGTACGCGGCCATCGAGCGGAGGGCTAGCCCCCGCATCGCGGCGTCGCTCAGCAGGCTGCGCAGCTCGACGCCGAGGCCGGGCACGCGACGCTCGACCAGCGTGCTCAAGGCGCGGGCGCGGCGGTCGGCCGGCGTCTTGGCGTCGAGGGTCGTCGCGCGGAGGGTGGCGATGGCCTTGGGTTCGTCGAGGATCACGGCTAAACGGAGCGCCTTTTCGAGCACGCTCGTGTCCTTGGTCGCGGCCAGCCCGGCGTAGATCTCGGCCCAGCCCTCGGGACGGGGGACCTGCTTGCGGCCTCGAAGCGCGTCGAGCACGCCGTCGAGCACGTCGCCCCGGACGTCGTCGCGGTCGAGCTTGAGGACCGGCCCGAGGGCCGCGAGCCCCTTGGCGGCGTCGGCCGTCACCACGCGACGCGCCAAGAAGTTGCGAAGCATCGGCAGTTGCACCCGCGTCGTCCATTCGGCCGCGCGATCGAAATCGGCCGCGGCGAGGGGCTCGACGCCGTACCAGGTCATCAGCGGCAGCATCGGGTCGGCGGGGTCGATCTTGGCCGAGGCGAGGACCTCGGCGAGCGGCCAGCGATCGGCGACCGGAATCCGTTGCAGGGCCGACGCCAGCGCGAGCCGGACGCGCGGCGAGGCTTCGTCCTTCGCCAGAGTGGTGAGCCGGGCCGCGACGGGCGCCGAGATCGAGCCGGCGTCGCCGAGCAGCCGGACCGCCCAGCCGCGCACCGATTCGTCGCGGTCGGTCAGGATTCCGAGGAGCGCCTTCTCGTCGAGCGCGCCGACGGCGTACAGCGTCCAGAGCGCCCGCAGGCGGCGGGTGGTCTCGGGGTTGTCGCGGAGGATCGTATTGAGGACGTCGCGCGCCTTGGACACATCGCCGCCGGCGATTGCCCGCTCTTGCAGCAGCCGCCGCGCGGTGCGGACGTACCACTCGTTCTTGTGGAGCTGGAGCTTGGCGAGCTCCTCGTCGGACTGCTTGGCGAGGTCGACCTTCACGGGCTTGGGATCGCCGTAGCTAAGCTTGTAGATGCGTCCATTTTCGCGGTGGGCGTTGTCGGCGTCGTTCTCATGGCATTCGCCGATGTCCGCCCAGTCGGTGAAGTAGACGGCGCCGTCGGGGCCGTACTTGAGTTCCAGGCCGCGGAACCAGACGTCGTTGCCGTTCAGGAGGTCGGGCTCGTGGTGGGCGACGTAGCCCGATCCCTTGCGTTCGAGGCGGTCGTGGTTGACGCGGTGGCCGTGGATGTTGAAGGTGTACGCGCCGTTGCGGTAGCTGTCGGGCCAGTTGTCGCCGAGGTAGACCATCGCGCCGACGTGCGCGTGGCCGCCGCCGACCTCGCTGTGCTTGGCGTGGTCCTTCCCCTCGCGCGACTCGGTCCAGTGGCCGCCGGCCCAGTGCAGGTGGTCGGCGCAGGTGGGGATCAGGCCGTACGAATTGACGACGAAGTCCTCGCCGAACATCCGCTGAAACCGCGCGCCGGGGACGACGTGGAACAGGTGCGGGATCACGCAGTTGGTGATGAACGCCTCGCCGTAATCGTCGAAGTCGAGGCCCCAGGGGTTGGTCGTGCCGTGGGCGACGGCCTCGAAGACCTGGCGCGTCGGGTGGTATCGCCAGACGCCGGTGTTGATCGGCGTGCGATCGCCGTCGGGCGTCCCCGGCCGGCCGACGCGCGAGTTCGAGAGGATGCCGTTGCACCCCCAGAGCCAGCCGTCGGGACCCCATTTCAGGGCGTTGAACATATTATGCTGAGCCTTCACGTCCCAGCCGTCGAGCGCGACGACCGGCGCCGAGTCGGGCTTGTCGTCGCCGTCGCGGTCGGGGATGAACAGCAGGTTGGGCGTGGCGCAGAGCCAGACGCCGCCGTGCCCCAGCTCGATCCCGGTGAAGCTCGTGCCGCCTTCGTAGAAGACGGTGCGGCGGTCGAACTTGCCGTCGCCGTCGGAGTCTTCGAAGATGACGACGCGGTCCTTGCCGTGCGGTCCGCCCAGCCAGATCGGATACGAGAAATTCTCGACGACCCAGAGCCGTCCCCGGGGGTCGATCGTGAAGGCGATCGGCTGGACGACGTCGGGCTCGGCGGCGAACGGCGTGACCTTGAAGCCGGGCGGAATGATCATCCGCGCGGGGGCTTGATCAACGGGGACCGGCAGCGACGTCGCCGGCGGCTCGGCCGCGTTCGAGAGCGTTGCAACCGCCAGGGCGAGCCCGGCCGCGAAGGTCGACAAGGTGAGGGAGGAACCGTGTCGCACGGTCATCATGGAGTGCTCCGAGTGTGGCTGGTGAACGACTACGTTCGAGGCGACGCAAGGCGTCGCGGCGGGGAGGCCGATTCTCGTCTTCTATCATAATCTCGGATGCATGGGAACCGACAGGGGCCGGCTTCCTCGCCGAGACTCGGCGACCGGCGGAAGCCCGCATTACCGTAGGGGCGTCCCTTGTGGGCGCCCGAATCGCGGGAGCGCCGCAGTCGCCGACGCCGCTTGGGCGCCCACAAGGGACGCCCCTACGTGTGCAGCCCAAACGCAATCTGAGCTAATTCTCATTCGGTTCCGAATTCGACCGGGAATCGAGCAGCGGCTTGAGCGCCGACCAGAGCTGTTCCTTGAGGTCGATGATCGGCGGGTTGTCGAGTTCCTCGGGGGACGTCGTCGCGGAGTCGGCGGCCAGGACGCCGACGGTCAGTTCGCCGTCGGTGTAGTACAGGTCGCCGCCGCCGTTGCGGCCCAGCAGGGTCGCGCCGACGCCGGTGACCTGGTACAGAACTTTCAGCCGCCCCGCGCGGCGGAGGTCGGCGATCAGGCCGTCGCGCTCGGCGTCGACGTCGGGGGCGATGTGGTGGGTGATCTGCCCGGTGCGGTGGCTGAGGCCGACGCTGCGGTCGAACGTGACCGCGCCGATCCAGAGCGGCAGGCCGTCCTTGCCCAGGTCGGTCGACTTCCAGAACCGGACGTGATGCCTGTGCCGCGCGCTGTCGCCGGCGGGCTTCTCGAACGCGAGGTCCTGCTTCCGCCCGAACACGAACAACGGGCTGACCGGGGCCTCGGGATACGGCCGATCGCGGATCACGCTGCTGGCGATGGCGATGCTTGTCCGCAGCGTCACCGGGTCGGCCGGGTCCCAGCCCGACTGGACGATCGCGTCGACCAGCTCCTTCTCACCGCCGATCAACCCCACGTTGAGCGGATCGCCGGGAATCCCCTGCGCCGTCACGGTCGTCTTGGGCGCGTTCTCCATCGCCGGCTGATGCTCGTAGTGCTTCCACAAGAACGGCAAGATCAAATAAGCCGCCGCCAACCAGACCACGACCACCACGCCGAGGATTTTAAGTCCTCTGACCGTCCAGCGCCGCTTCCTCGACCGGACGACCGTCGCGGTCGTCGTCGTGGTCGCAGCCGTCGCGTCCTCGCCGCCTTGATCGTCGGTCATGCCGGCCTCAATCCGCTGTCAAATCTCGGGAATGTCGTCGTTTCCGAGTGTACCCGACGCCCGGCGCAGACGGCCAGAAGGGCGTTGCTGCTGAAGGCCCTCAACCCGTCGATCGACGTCCGCATGTTTTAGCTCTGGGTCAAGGGGCTGGTTGTCGGACGCGCGGTCGATAGGGGTTGGGGTCGGGAGGACCCTTCCGCAGCTCGAACCGCAGCCGGGTCGGCTTGCCGGGGGCGAGCTCGACGGGCTCGCTTTGCGCGGGGGACGCTTCGTAGCCGTACGTTCGGGCGGCGAAGGGGTCGAACCAGCTCGTGACCGGCTCGCGCATGCCGCCGAAGTGGAAGCGATAACGCCGACCGGGGGCGGGGGCGACCGTAGCGTGCAACTCGCCCTTCTCGTCCGTCCAGGCCGTCCGCAGCACGGTCGAGACGTCTTCGGCGGACCTGGACTTCTCGTCGGGCGGGCCCTCGGCGGTCCACCAGAAGAAGACGTCGGGCATCGGCTTGCCCGTGCCGGTCTCGACGGCTTCGATGATCAATTCGGCGCCGACCTTCTGGCGGATTTCGAGGGGCGAGGGGGTCTCGCCGGGCTTGACGTCGATGGGATCTTGGTAGGTCGGGAGATAGCGGGAGCGAGCCGGCGGGTTGGAGATGAGATAGACGTGCTCCCCCGGCGGCGAGTGGAGTCGGATCTTGCCCGCGTCGTCGGTATCGCCTGACTCGGAGGCCCCGAGTTCCGCACGCATCTGAATGTGGGCTCCGGCGACGGGCTTGCCGTCGTCGTCGGCGAGGACGAGCACGTCGATCGGCCGGAGCTTCGGGACGGTGATCGTGACCGGACTCGTCCGCGCCTGGTGCGTTCCAAGAAAGATGCTCCCGACGGAGGTCGGTTTGTGGTCCTGATCCGGCCCGTCGACGGTCGCGGCGAAGAGGCTGAACTCGGTGCGGGTCGACTCGGGACGCGTGACGACGAGCGAGTAGCAGAACCGCTCGGTGAGCCCTTCGATCCGGAAGCCGCCGTCGGCGCCGGTCTGGGAACGACCGAGGCCGTCGGGCAAGACGTTCCATTCCAAGTCGTCGATATTGCCCGCCTCGCGGCCGTCGGCGTCGATCTCCGCATGGTTGACGACCCGAACCTTCGCGCCCGGGATCGGCTCGCCTCGTTCGTCGACGATCCGGCCGTGCAGGGCGGCCGCCTTGCCGAACTTCAGGTCGAGCGTGACGTTGGACTGTAAGAAGAGATGGCCCTGACCGCCGTTCTCATCCAGGTTCTCGGGGTTGAACTGCCACATCGACAACCCTCGGCCCCAGGCGATCCCCTTGCCGGGCGCCTCGCCCGAGACGAGGAACCGGATATGGGGGGGCATTGCCTGGTTCGGGAGCAACTTGCTCGAGGTCAGGACCGGCAGATGGATGCCCCGGAAGTCGTATCCTCCCTCGGCGTCGGTCGTGGTCGTGGCGGCCGGTTTCACACCTTCGCGCGTGACGGCGTAGAGCGTGACTTTGGCCTTCGCGATCGGCTCGCTCCGCTCGTCGCGCGCCGCGCCCGAGACGCGCGCGGCGATGGTTTCGGGGATCGGCGTGAACAGGTAAGGCTCGGGGCTGCCCGGCGCGATCGCCATCTTCGTGAACGCCCTCCCGACCTTGGGCGCCTGTCGGCCGCGCTCCGGAGCGGCCGGAGCGTGCTTCGCCTCGGGCTGCTGGGGATGCGGTGGGACGAACGTGTTCTGAAGCTCGACCACGGCTTGCTTGCGGAGCCCGGGGTATCGCTCGGTCCAGAGGGCGTTGTATTTCGCCGACAGCTCGGCCTTGCGCCGCTCCAGGGCCTTGCGGGCCGGGCCGTCCTGGACCTTGGCGGTTTCAAGGTCCGTCGCGGACATCTCCTCCATCAAGGGGGCGACGTCGGGGGCGTTCGCGAAATCCTGGCCGATGCGGGCGTCAACGCGCCACGGCGCGAACTCGTCCGCACCGGTGAGGATGCGCCGACGGAACTCGTCGTAGTGCTCGCTCCAGGCGGCGTGATACTTCGTCCACAACTCGTCCTGGCGTTTCTCAGCGGCCGCGAGAGCCGGGTCGAGACGTCCTCGGCCCGCTCTCCTGGCTTCCACCACATCGCGATCGGCCGCCTGGACATCCCATATCAGCCGTCCCAGGGCGGGGTCGCGTTGGAACTCACTGGTGATCTTGCCTTCGAGATCGTCCGGCGCGCCTTCCTTGATATTGGCGAGCACCCGCCGACGAAGCTCGGCATAGCGCTCGTTCCAAAGCGTGTTGTACTTCGCAGTAAGATCGGACTTCAGCTCCGCGGCGGCCTTGAAAGCCGCATCCGCATGGCCGCGCCCCTCATTGGCGAGCCGGTCGATATCCTGATCCACGGCGACGATGGATTGGACCAAGGCGGAGACGATGGAGTCGGCCTTGAACAGGCTTTGGATTCGGGCTTCGAGTTCCAGGTCGCGCGGAGCTTCCGCGATCACCTCGGCGGGCGCCCGCCGACGGATCTCGTCGTAACGCTCGGTCCAGAGGGCGAAGTATTTCGCCATCAACTGATCCTTGCGCGTTGCGATCGCCTTGACGGCCGGCTCGGCGTCCGCCCGGCCCGCGCTCCGAGCGTCGTAGTATTCTCCGTCCGTCGCGATGACGTCGCGGATCAAGGCGGCGACGTCGGGGGTGCGTTGGAATTCGCCCTGAATCCAGGCGTGGAGCTGTTCCGGCGACCATCGAGGGGATGCGGGGCTTTTCCCCTGCTCCTGACAGTATGCGGCGAACACGATCGCCGGGACGGCCAGGGTCGAAGCGACGAGGGCGATGGCGGAGCGCGAGGCCTTCATGGCGGGTTCCTCCAGGTTGAGGATGCGACCGACGCGATCGTGGCAGTGCTCGCGCTCGTCACCTCTGACTGGGCTCATTGTCGCCGGAGCGATGCGTGGGGTCAAATCGCTCTGCATCGTCGAGAGACGAATCCGGCTCGCCGCCCGGCCGGCCAGGTCCGAATACAAGCTCGAAGCGCCAGCGAGTGAATTCCCGAGCCGAGCACCGGGGAACATTCACTCGCTGGCGCTTCGAGCTTGTATCGGTGCATGCCCTCGCGGGAGTATTTTCAGAGCAATCGGTCATGCCGCCCACGGACCGGAGTTTTCATGGCAGCCCGAAGCGCAAGCGAGTGAATGGTTTTGCGTTTGCTGATGTGGTGATTAAGACGCCTTCCCCTTCCGCAGCTCGAACCGCAGCCGGATCGGCTTGCCGGGGACGAGTTCGACGGGCTCGCTCTGGGCGGGGGTGGCTTCGTAGCCGTGCTTCTCGGGGGCCGCCGGCGAGAACCAGTCTCGGTTCGGCGCGCCCATGCCGCCGAAGAAGAAGCGATGGCGACGGCCGGGCCTGGGAGTGAGCAGGCCGCGGAGTTCGCCTTTTTCGTTCGTCGAGGTCCGCTCCAGAACCTCCACGAGATCGTCGCCGGGTTCGATCTTTTGGTCGGGCTGGTCGTCGTCGGTCCACCAGAAGAAGACGCCGGGGATCGGCTTGCCCGTGCCGGCCTCGACGGCTTCGATGATCAATTCGGCGCCGGGCTTCTGGCGGATTTCGAGCGGCAGGGGGGCGTCGCCGGCCTCGACGACCAGGGGGCCTCGGTTGGTACGAAGATAGCGTGAGTTCTTCGGCGGGCTCGAGCCCGTAACCGCGTATTCGCCCGGCGGCAGGCCGAGGCGGGCCTTGCCCGAGGCGTCTGTGATTCCCTCCGCGACGAAACCGGTCGACCACCACGGGCTGCCCAGACGGACGTCGGCGCCGGCGACCGGCTTGCCGTCGTCGTCGCCCAC contains:
- a CDS encoding glycoside hydrolase family 172 protein, producing MSNVARRCLLCFAVAGALAAPARADDGPTVTVESLLRRMVDLSWLAQPPAAGERSVMFSSYDRASKLEGDTIVNPFANGDRGHYLRVEGESGHREWVLAESKGPGYVSRIWSANPDGELRIYIDGSDKPALAGPFASITNGEIEPFSAPFGHDASRGRNLYFPFPFARAIKITTTKGDQYYQVNVTTLPKNTQVESYSPEVLARAGGTIANTRRALLESPLARFSGDLAASQPFRLRPGHSTEIIPTRNPGDRPGAITALLCQISRSNLDDDALADVLARTLLTITFDDAVTPQVATPLGDFFGSGPGLNHFQMAVNEVGDSAAMIARWHMPYQHSARIGLKNQSDHAADVVIRANIHEDPSNAGKLTFHARWRSDEVLRTKKAEGTLDWPALRVKGGAGRFVGLLCNIYNPTPAWWGEGDEKIYVDGEKFPSTFGTGTEDYFGYAWGDTHPYMNPFHSQTRSDGPGSKGNTSNVRHQILDSVPFQKSLDFDIEVWHWEAVTIQYGTLAYFYAAPGATIAPDVPNLSSRTVRPRPPVNREPGAIEAESLKVRGKTAGDVHNQDMTQFGDAWSGAQQLFWIVREPGARLDLEVRVEQDGTYALWGGFTKAPDYAMVQLALDGKDLGRPIDLYAPGVVHSGAAALGVLSLEAGTHVLSLTIAGKNPKSTSYLVGLDWLKLAPTQTILPAPIKPRR
- a CDS encoding LssY C-terminal domain-containing protein, yielding MTDDQGGEDATAATTTTTATVVRSRKRRWTVRGLKILGVVVVVWLAAAYLILPFLWKHYEHQPAMENAPKTTVTAQGIPGDPLNVGLIGGEKELVDAIVQSGWDPADPVTLRTSIAIASSVIRDRPYPEAPVSPLFVFGRKQDLAFEKPAGDSARHRHHVRFWKSTDLGKDGLPLWIGAVTFDRSVGLSHRTGQITHHIAPDVDAERDGLIADLRRAGRLKVLYQVTGVGATLLGRNGGGDLYYTDGELTVGVLAADSATTSPEELDNPPIIDLKEQLWSALKPLLDSRSNSEPNEN
- a CDS encoding PVC-type heme-binding CxxCH protein — its product is MMTVRHGSSLTLSTFAAGLALAVATLSNAAEPPATSLPVPVDQAPARMIIPPGFKVTPFAAEPDVVQPIAFTIDPRGRLWVVENFSYPIWLGGPHGKDRVVIFEDSDGDGKFDRRTVFYEGGTSFTGIELGHGGVWLCATPNLLFIPDRDGDDKPDSAPVVALDGWDVKAQHNMFNALKWGPDGWLWGCNGILSNSRVGRPGTPDGDRTPINTGVWRYHPTRQVFEAVAHGTTNPWGLDFDDYGEAFITNCVIPHLFHVVPGARFQRMFGEDFVVNSYGLIPTCADHLHWAGGHWTESREGKDHAKHSEVGGGHAHVGAMVYLGDNWPDSYRNGAYTFNIHGHRVNHDRLERKGSGYVAHHEPDLLNGNDVWFRGLELKYGPDGAVYFTDWADIGECHENDADNAHRENGRIYKLSYGDPKPVKVDLAKQSDEELAKLQLHKNEWYVRTARRLLQERAIAGGDVSKARDVLNTILRDNPETTRRLRALWTLYAVGALDEKALLGILTDRDESVRGWAVRLLGDAGSISAPVAARLTTLAKDEASPRVRLALASALQRIPVADRWPLAEVLASAKIDPADPMLPLMTWYGVEPLAAADFDRAAEWTTRVQLPMLRNFLARRVVTADAAKGLAALGPVLKLDRDDVRGDVLDGVLDALRGRKQVPRPEGWAEIYAGLAATKDTSVLEKALRLAVILDEPKAIATLRATTLDAKTPADRRARALSTLVERRVPGLGVELRSLLSDAAMRGLALRSMAAYTDADTPKVVLDAYAGLTEAERDDAVATLSARPSWALALLDAVEKGVVPRRDVSVTAARQLLALKDANVAKRLETVWGTIRPTSADKTSLIAKYKSVLASKEPADPSRGRALFQRTCFQCHKLFDGGGDVGPELTGSDRANADYILENVLDPSATVARDYTVSTIGTADGRLISGIIREQNDRTLTIQTANERIILAREDIEDFKPSNVSMMPEGQLERLTDQEIRDLFAYLAAKGQVEAPAAGR
- a CDS encoding lactonase family protein, translating into MTVARWLMVARRAVLASMAVLASVGGTVATAADGAEPKSYWVYAGSYTNSKTPSEGIYKFELDAATGKLTPHGPAAKLANPSFLAVHPNGKFLYAVNEVETLNGEKGGGVTALALDPETGALRVLNHQSTKGGAPCHLTVDAKGRNVLAANYGGGSVACLPIAEDGTLKPASTFIQHEGKSVDRSRQEAPHAHSINLDRANRFALAADLGLDKVLVYKFDGDHGKLTPNDPPFAKIKPGTGPRHLAWHPSGGFAYVIGEMGNTVTVLKYDAAKGVLDAIQTIGTLPADFHGKSWTSEIVAHPTGNFVYGSNRGHDSIAIFTVEASTGKLKATGHQLTGGKTPRNFVVDPTGRWLLAENQDSNTIVVFSIDPQTGALAQVGEPVASPMPVCIRMIPKPAAGK
- a CDS encoding SprT-like family protein, with protein sequence MSDDGWLDGPGPGRARQARLVSLLYAPDDVAARSRRIYNAVIEQSAQIHAGDFKVVGVDDLQLLFRLYDREFFRERLAEMLAEDRAYPMGFRLSKRLTRAAGQTIRQIRRVKAGGKVVDDVEYEISVSTTLLYSTFQHVEREVIVGGLVCRDRLEALQRIMEHELLHLAEFLGWGRSNCSADNFHMLSRRIFAHEGVTHDLVTPREQAAAAYNVRVGDVVAFEIDGARRHGRVNRITRRATVLVESPQGEPFTDGRRYLTFYVPLPLLRKVGG